In the genome of Halostella limicola, one region contains:
- a CDS encoding cystathionine gamma-synthase produces MSEDDDFRFETRSIHAGQEPDEETGALMTPIHANSTYEQDAPGEHRGYEYSRTGNPTRTDLEANLASLENGEYGRCFSSGMGSINTVLNLLEAGDHVVSGEDIYGGTRRIFDQVYTQYDVEFTYVDMTDLDAIEDAFREETELLWLETPTNPLMSIVDIEGAAEVAHDHDALCAIDNTFATPYLQRPLDLGADIVSHSLTKYLGGHSDVVGGALITNDEELDERFGFYQNSVGATPGPQECFLVLRGTKTLPVRMDRHCENARELAQWLDGHDDVDRVYYPGLESHPGHDIAAEQMDDFGGMLSFELEASLEEAAEFVSNTEVFTLAESLGGVESLIEQPATMTHASIPPEEREAAGLSDGLIRASVGIEHVDDMKADLQQAMDASIE; encoded by the coding sequence ATGTCCGAGGACGACGACTTCCGCTTCGAGACGCGCTCGATCCACGCCGGCCAAGAACCCGACGAGGAGACGGGGGCGCTGATGACGCCGATCCACGCCAACTCCACCTACGAGCAGGACGCGCCCGGCGAGCACCGCGGGTACGAGTACTCGCGGACGGGCAACCCCACGCGGACGGATCTCGAGGCGAACCTCGCCAGCCTGGAAAACGGCGAGTACGGCCGCTGTTTCTCCTCGGGGATGGGCTCTATCAACACCGTCCTCAACCTCCTCGAAGCCGGCGACCACGTCGTCAGCGGCGAGGACATCTACGGCGGCACCCGCCGCATCTTCGACCAGGTGTACACGCAGTACGACGTGGAGTTCACCTACGTCGACATGACCGACCTCGACGCCATCGAGGACGCCTTCCGCGAGGAGACGGAACTCCTCTGGCTGGAGACGCCGACCAACCCGCTCATGTCCATCGTCGACATCGAGGGCGCGGCCGAGGTCGCCCACGACCACGACGCCCTCTGCGCCATCGACAACACCTTCGCCACGCCGTACCTCCAGCGGCCGCTCGACCTCGGGGCCGACATCGTCTCCCACTCGCTCACGAAGTACCTCGGCGGCCACTCCGACGTGGTCGGCGGCGCGCTGATAACGAACGACGAGGAGCTCGACGAGCGATTCGGCTTCTACCAGAACAGCGTCGGCGCGACGCCCGGGCCGCAGGAGTGCTTCCTCGTCCTCCGCGGCACCAAGACCCTGCCTGTGCGGATGGATCGGCACTGCGAGAACGCCCGCGAGCTAGCGCAGTGGCTGGACGGCCACGACGACGTCGACCGCGTGTACTACCCCGGACTGGAGTCTCATCCCGGCCACGACATCGCCGCGGAACAGATGGACGACTTCGGCGGCATGCTCTCGTTCGAACTCGAAGCGAGCCTGGAGGAGGCCGCGGAGTTCGTCTCGAACACGGAGGTGTTCACGCTAGCGGAGAGCCTCGGCGGCGTCGAGAGCCTCATCGAACAGCCGGCGACGATGACCCACGCCTCCATCCCGCCGGAGGAGCGCGAGGCCGCAGGGCTCTCCGACGGCCTCATCCGGGCGAGTGTAGGGATCGAGCACGTCGACGACATGAAGGCGGACCTCCAGCAGGCCATGGACGCGTCGATAGAGTAA
- a CDS encoding elongation factor 1-beta, whose amino-acid sequence MGKVAAKIKVMPQSPDVDLDDLQERLENSLPEGAKINGVERDEVAFGLVALYPTVIVPDDAGGTEAVEEEFGNVDGVESVEVENVGRV is encoded by the coding sequence ATGGGAAAAGTCGCAGCCAAGATCAAGGTCATGCCGCAGAGCCCCGACGTCGACCTGGACGACCTCCAGGAGCGTCTGGAAAACTCCCTGCCCGAGGGTGCGAAGATCAACGGCGTCGAGCGCGACGAAGTCGCGTTCGGTCTCGTCGCCCTCTACCCGACGGTGATCGTCCCCGACGACGCCGGCGGCACCGAGGCCGTCGAGGAGGAGTTCGGTAACGTCGACGGCGTCGAGTCCGTCGAAGTCGAGAACGTCGGTCGCGTCTAA
- a CDS encoding HVO_2753 family zinc finger protein — translation MSESEQKRAQKCVSCGINISGTTAAAFKCPDCGRQIYRCSKCRKQSNLYKCPDCGFTGP, via the coding sequence ATGAGCGAATCGGAACAGAAACGAGCGCAGAAGTGCGTCTCCTGCGGGATCAACATCTCGGGGACGACCGCCGCTGCGTTCAAGTGCCCGGACTGCGGGCGCCAGATCTACCGCTGTTCGAAGTGTCGCAAACAGAGCAACCTCTACAAGTGCCCGGACTGCGGGTTCACGGGACCGTAA
- a CDS encoding 50S ribosomal protein L21e has translation MPNSNGPRKKTRNKLSNSPRESGTSPPQRAIQEFETGQKVHLKIDPSVNDGRFHPRFDGLTGEVEGKQGRCFKVAVNDGGKEKTLIVAPQHLRAQQ, from the coding sequence ATGCCGAACTCCAACGGACCCCGAAAGAAAACTCGCAATAAACTCTCGAACAGTCCCCGAGAGAGCGGGACCTCGCCGCCCCAGCGCGCCATTCAGGAATTCGAGACGGGCCAGAAGGTCCACCTCAAGATCGACCCGAGCGTGAACGACGGTCGGTTCCACCCCCGCTTCGACGGCCTGACCGGCGAAGTCGAGGGGAAGCAGGGCCGGTGCTTCAAGGTCGCCGTCAACGACGGCGGCAAGGAGAAGACGCTCATCGTCGCGCCCCAGCACCTCCGCGCCCAGCAGTAG
- a CDS encoding RNA polymerase Rpb4 family protein, whose product MTIFKEKLDEEHLTISEAKELLAEVEADRAADEDREMRYELARAIEHVNRFALLTPEESRELVEELLELEKVDEATAYKVADLLPQDRDELRAVFAQQRYSLSGDELDDILNVVAKYV is encoded by the coding sequence ATGACGATATTCAAAGAGAAGTTAGACGAAGAACACCTCACCATCTCGGAGGCGAAGGAACTGCTCGCCGAGGTGGAGGCCGACCGCGCCGCGGACGAGGACCGCGAGATGCGGTACGAACTCGCTCGCGCGATCGAACACGTCAACCGGTTCGCCCTGCTCACGCCGGAGGAGTCCCGCGAACTGGTCGAGGAACTGCTCGAACTGGAGAAGGTCGACGAGGCCACCGCGTACAAGGTCGCCGACCTCCTGCCGCAGGACCGCGACGAACTCCGCGCCGTGTTCGCCCAGCAGCGCTACTCGCTGTCGGGCGACGAACTCGACGACATCCTCAACGTCGTGGCGAAGTACGTCTGA